From a single Zygotorulaspora mrakii chromosome 2, complete sequence genomic region:
- the MEP3 gene encoding ammonium permease MEP3 (similar to Saccharomyces cerevisiae MEP1 (YGR121C) and MEP3 (YPR138C); ancestral locus Anc_3.475) codes for MAEGYVWTESYDEGTVGFIILGAALVFIMVPGLGFLYSGLARRKSALSLIWAVIMATLVGMVQWYFWGFSLAFSKTAPNNKFIGNLDSFGFRNVYGKADPEAAYPELAFAVFQMMFMCVTLSIVAGATAERGRLLPHMVFLFVFATVVYCPIAYWVWAPGGWCYQWGVLDWAGGGPVEVLSAVGGFVYSYFLGKRNESLLINFRPHNVSMVTLGTSLLWFGWLLFNAATSLSPNLKSVYAFMNTNISAATAGMTWCLLDFRLERKWSTVGLCSGIISGLVAATPSSGCITLYGSFIQGIIAGIVCNFSTKIKYYLKVDDAMDILAEHGIAGVVGLIFNALFGADWVIGMDGVTSHKGGWISHNYEQMYKQIAYVAACVGYCAVVTAIICFVIDKIPGLQLRITEEAEARGMDEDQIGEFAYDYVEVRRDYSQWGFDSGNNQEEDGEEGEEEEHEMHRLHGRQVDTTTSSSGEANDDISHSEKKANALPSTT; via the coding sequence ATGGCGGAGGGATATGTGTGGACAGAAAGCTACGATGAAGGGACTGTAGGATTTATAATTCTTGGGGCCGCGTTGGTGTTCATCATGGTTCCTGGACTGGGGTTTCTGTACTCGGGGCTggcaagaagaaagtcTGCGCTATCGTTGATATGGGCAGTTATAATGGCGACGCTAGTTGGCATGGTTCAGTGGTATTTCTGGGGATTTTCACTGGCGTTTTCGAAGACTGCACCAAACAATAAATTTATTGGCAATTTGGATTCATTTGGATTCAGGAATGTGTATGGAAAAGCAGATCCTGAAGCTGCTTATCCCGAACTTGCCTTtgcagtttttcaaatgatgtTTATGTGCGTTACTCTGAGTATTGTGGCAGGTGCAACAGCTGAAAGAGGACGGTTGTTACCGCATATGGtctttcttttcgtttttgCAACCGTTGTGTACTGCCCTATCGCATACTGGGTTTGGGCACCTGGTGGATGGTGCTATCAGTGGGGGGTTTTGGATTGGGCTGGTGGCGGCCCAGTGGAGGTATTGAGTGCGGTGGGTGGCTTTGTCTATTCATATTTCCTGGGCAAGCGTAATGAAAGCTTGTTGATCAATTTTAGGCCGCATAATGTTTCTATGGTCACTTTAGGGACGTCGCTTCTTTGGTTCGGCTGGTTGTTGTTCAATGCTGCCACCTCTTTGTCACCAAATTTGAAGTCTGTTTACGCCTTTATGAACACAAATATAAGTGCCGCTACAGCTGGTATGACATGGTGCTTACTTGATTTTAGACTGGAAAGGAAATGGTCCACGGTTGGTCTTTGTTCCGGTATTATTTCCGGCCTTGTTGCAGCAACACCAAGTTCAGGTTGTATTACACTCTATGGGTCATTCATTCAGGGAATTATTGCAGGTATTGtctgtaatttttcaacaaaaatcaaGTACTATTTGAAAGTTGATGATGCAATGGATATTTTAGCAGAACACGGCATCGCAGGTGTGGTCGGCCTGATATTCAATGCTCTCTTTGGCGCTGATTGGGTGATTGGCATGGATGGCGTCACGTCTCACAAGGGAGGATGGATTTCACACAATTATGAACAAATGTATAAACAAATTGCTTATGTGGCAGCGTGTGTTGGCTATTGTGCCGTCGTTACCGCTatcatttgttttgttATTGACAAGATTCCTGGATTACAATTAAGAATTACAGAAGAAGCGGAAGCTCGTGGAATGGATGAAGATCAGATTGGTGAATTTGCATATGATTATGTTGAGGTAAGAAGAGATTATTCTCAATGGGGGTTTGATTCGGGAAATAATCAAGAAGAGGATGGTGAAGAAGGAGAGGAAGAGGAGCACGAAATGCATAGACTACATGGGCGTCAAGTCGATACAACCACTTCTTCATCGGGTGAGGCAAATGATGACATCTCTCATTCGGAAAAGAAGGCTAACGCACTTCCGAGTACCACTTGA